TGAGTTGAGATTATTACTGTCATAGTTTTCAAAACCGCTCCCTGAATTTCATCCCACGCCTACTACCAAATCAGAACTCCTTAAGATCAGCGACCATAACTAATGCATCTTTGTGACGCTAATGCCTAGCATGGTAGAAAGTTAAtataaatgaaagggaaaaaggaaagaacaaagggagagaggaagagagggagggagggaagaagaaggaggaagggaaagaaggaaaaaaggtagAAAGACACTGAGTTTCTATTCAGAGGAATGATGGATAGAACTCCTCTCTTTCCTAGATCATTATTGATGGCCCCAGTTAGAAAAGGGTAAAGAGACCACGAAAATAAAATGCAgccaaaatcaacatacagaaaatcTAGGATAACCCAGTTACACTTCCTACTAGTACCAGTCAAGTACCCTGTGACAGCTACCCAGTCAACATCTCTGATTTCTAGCCTCCTGGATGTGTTCCCTTGGTAATACGACATCACTGAATATAGTCAGAGCAGAAATTTCCCTCTACTGGGGAAAGTCAGTGGGTTATCATGGAGAAGAAGAGACATAGCAGAGAATTCTTTCACCGTGAGTCCAATGAGCACAGTGATACTATCCAGTAGGAGACACCAAAGACATTATCGTCAAAAGAGGCTTGAAAGTCCTCTCCTCATGGCTGAAAGGAGGCAGTACCCTAAAGATACCACAAACACTTCTCCTCCTATAAAGGAATCATCATCAGAAATGCAACCGAAGTTTTTTGGCCATAGACATATGCAGAGATGGGCAAACAGAGTGGCAAAGCAGAGACAGGAAGATATAGttggaggattaaaaaaaaaaaaaaaatgaaaaaaaattccaaaggtCCTAATGCAAGTGGCATCCACCTGTAATAAACCCACTAATAGTAAaggaagtaaaataaagaaaacatttctaattTAGAAAGAATTCCCGTTTGTATTAAAGTAGTGATCAGATTGGTCCAAAATTCTGACCCTCTTACTGACAGCAATTTTTGTCTTGAATCTCTCTTTTGGCTTGTTCTGCCCCCCAAACCTACTCCACCGTATCCGACTGACTGTCTCTCTacacccctccaggcagtcaCAGAATCCTAAAGCCACCCAGGGTAGCCGTCCATTCCCAAACAGTAGTGCTCAACTGGGAATATTGTTCTTTTAACCTGGATTAGAATGAAATCCAATACGAGATAGACGAAAATGTGGTACAGGGCCCATGGGAATTTGGGCTTGATATGCTGTGATAGATCTCCTTGTCACCTGTAGCTTCTGTGATTCCATGAGACTCATCATATTTGGGTAATTTGTGCTTGTCACCTACAGCAGGCAAGGCTAATAGATACATCAGTCCAGAAAGAAGCTATAGGCAGCATTTCAAGATCTAACCAAGAGGACAATACCTACCCAAAGCTCAGaaacaatgtaaaataaattGCCCTTTGTGATTACCTTCAAGTTGAACTTCATCTATACTTTTCAATTACCTTTCAATGTATATATTAAACTCAGACTAACTGAGGCATTTTTTAGTCAGAAATTGTAAAATTTAGGACAGAGCATGATCCCTATTTGCTTTTACTGACCAgacacatttttaattaaataagtgAATGGAGTAAGCAAGGCTGCACAAAGAATAtatgaatgagtaaacaaattATTATCTATAAATTGAATCTGCccaattttcattcattcatcacttgacatttattgagcatgtactacataaaatattttattgattcaTTTGAATTATCAtaacttgaaaaataataaaaactgaatttcctttaaaatatattatttttagactTTCCATTGATTCAAGCAGTCCTCCTTTCTATTAATCCAAATCATGAGCATATACCTAGAATCACATTAtgtctttctgtctctgcttACAATTTCAGAAATCCCAGTTTAAAAATATGATCTGAGTAAtgtcaaatattttctatatttaaaatcatGATTAATTTCTAAGATTTATGAAAATTACCAATAGGTAGTCTGTCATATGCAAAATGATTTCTAGCCATTGTATCTACGGCTGGAACTTAAACCTAAAGAAGAGTAGTTAACAAGGTTTGTTTTGCGGAGTAAATTGAAACCAAAACCATTCTTATCACATGCCTTACCTTTTCCAGGGAAATATTCCCATCTTCTTAACCTCAAGGTCTGGCCCCTGGGGCAGGTATATAGTTAGAATAAAGATTTAAGATGAGTCACTGGTAGAAAGAGGTGTGTGCTTTATCTGAAGCTAGATAAtgctaataacaataatagttaaTATAATCTGGCTGTTTACTCATAGAATTTGGGGGGTAAGATGAAAGAAGTAGACCAGAAAATATCTAGAATAATCTTCCACCATCCTGCAGTATCTAATGTGGAGAGATGGATATCATGGCAAATATCCAATAATTACTTTCTCAATCTAATGGTCAGATAGCAAGGCATTTCCCAGAGCATCCTCATGGAGTAGGTCTTTTCCCAAGGGCACAGTGTGGTCCAGTCCAAATTTGGGTCCTTGGACACATAGTGGGTTAAATCACTAAATTCTAAAGGAGTAAACCCAACCTTTTCAACTGGCACAGAAGCAACTTTATCTTTAATGTTTGGGGCTGAAATGTATTCATGGGTCACACTAGGCTAGAGAAAGACCTTGGAGACCGTTGGCCTCCTTCACCACTATGGATGGGTTGAGGTGGAGGGACAGATCTAGTGCTGAGGGGTGAAGTTCCCTTAAATTTATCTTGTACTGTGAATGCTCTATTCCAATTCTGCACAGGCTCTTTGGGCAATAATAGTGAAAACACTCCAGGTTAGAGCTCCAAACCAAAGAGAATCTAgtaccttttaaaaatcacagtcaACCCTCAATTATGTATGCGTATGGTAGAAAGTAGTGTCTTtgataataaaatgataatttatGTTTGACTTCACAACATGTTCTATATTTggggtttttcttttgtttttggcaaCATCAACAGACTTATTTTCCTAATTAGTCTGACCCCGATTAATGTTACAATTAACATTCTCTGAGCGTACATACACATACGCACACTACTCACCAATTGATGGGGGAGAATGCCCAGAAACATATTGTGGGATAGGGAAAGGTGGTCTGAGAGTATGTTTTAGCTGCTGGCAATTCACAAACTGCATCATCTGAATCAATAGGGAGTTGGCTGCATTTATACCAGGCACTTCCCAGAGCTAAATAATCACATTAGCTAATTCCCatccataaaatatatgtagcctCAGTAATTACTTATTAAGCTAAGTCTATCCAGCACACAGAATATTTTTTCCAACCAGGATTACCTAGTTTTACTCTTTCTGCCAATCCAATTAACAAGGTAATTGCCAGACCTGTCTAGTACCGGCTGCTACACAAACCTGCCCAAGTTCTCTCTCAGGCTTGGAGATACTTGGGAACGTAGTGGCCAGAGTTAGCTCTCAGCCCTGCCACTTTGGGGAATTCAGCGAAGCTTCCCTCGATTTCCTGAATACACCTTCTAGAAATTTCCCCTCTCCCTTGAAGGCACAGGCGGCCTGGCCTTCCAAATAGGCCCCCAAGTACAGGTGGCCTGGCCCCCCACGGCGTCTGACCCTGGAGGTCGCTCACCTATCTTCTCCTCGGCTTGGCTGCTCTCCGCAGTCTCCGATGGAGCCTGGGCTGTTGCCTTGGCAGCAGCGTCCTCTGCAgcaggggcggcggcggcggcagcagcagtgaCAGCAGCAGGCACGTCGGCTTGTTTAGGCTCCTCCTTGGCTGGCGCGTCTTCGGCCTTGGAGGACGGCGAGTTGTCAGTGGAAGCTTTAGTGGCACTTTCTGTCTCAGCAGAGCCGGCCTTCTCCTCCGAGGGGTCAGGAGCCTGGGGCGCTGCCTGCTCTGTGGCAGCGTCGGGGGCGCCCTCCCCCTTCTGCTCCTCGGAAGGAGTTTCGCCGGCTTTGCCGGTGTCTTCGGGCTTGGGGCCGGCGGCTGGGGCCGCTTCAGCGGGAGTGGAaccttctccctccttcttctccGCACCGTCAGTGACGGGGGCTTGATCCTTCTCATTCGCCTCCGCCTCCGCGGCTGGGGTATCACCCTTCTTCTCTCCTTTGAGCTTTTTCCTCGTTATGTGTCCACGGAAGCTAGCCTGAATTTTGGTCGCGGCCTTATGAGCTTTATCTTCTGGTTTGATGCCATCTTGTTCAATCTTTTGGTCCTCATCATTTTTTTCAACCTTTATggagaaaaaggggggaaaaaaaggagagatggagcaatgttcttttccttcaagtcacagcattcaataaatgcataCTGAATgacttattctgtgccaggcaccatactTGGAGTTAAGAAATCAGCAATACCCTGGAAATTCAAACCAAGCCCCCTCTCTTTCTCTGGTGAAGAGTTTAGGAGAGTACACATTAGTTTCTGGGAAAATTAATGTCCTTCTGGCCTTCCTGAATCACTGGCATTATTTTATATGTCTTTCTTTCCCCAACTCAATGTCTCTCCTTTGCCAAACTTAAATCAGCCTTTTTGTGGATATACTTTGACAACTCAAGTCCACCCAGCCTAGGTTTTCATCAGTGACCTCTGAAAGATATTGGTTTTTCAGGGTTTCTCAGAGGGTCTCTGTGAAAaacttatgatttaaaaaaatattgtggaaaagcctatttttttccccaagatttcAGGTCTCATCAGGAAACCAGTAGGTTCAGGGCAAAGAATATGGTTAAGGTTTAAACAGCAAATTCCATCAGGGTCTTGTGCAAAATGCAGATGAGTTCCAGGGCTTTGAGGGGTTTGTTCAGGATGTGACAACTCAGAATGCTGGTCACAAAATGACATctactttcctctgtgtgtggtcCAACATCAGTAATGAACATACCAGACCTTCAAAATTTgaattcagaaaatggtcattattcctgagttttaaaaaaagagtggaaaacaCTGCTTCCGCTTTTGAAAGAGGGGCATATATTCACTAAATCACAATTTCTTATTCCCAAAgcaatttaaacttaaaattagttttatattATCATCAACAGAGCCATCCTAGTACTGAAGGCAAGAGACTAGAATACAAAATTTTTACCATTTGATCATGTTACAACGTAACATAGGCTGCAAATAACTTTTTTCCACATGGAAATTAAATCACAGGATAGGAATAGAAGGTATAGTCATGAAAAGAAATGTCTAGGCAAGTACTCAGAATTCTATATAGCTCTGTTGCCCACTGTGGTGCCCCAGTGTGGTTACTTATAGCCCCCATATagccattatattagtttcaggtatacaacacagggattcaacatttgtatatattgcaacaATAAGTCTGGTTAACTTCTGTGACCACTGTCTTAGCAATGGggaaatacagcagtgaacaatgCAGCAAAAGACCAATAATTAAAGAATGCTTATCATGTACCAAGTCCTCTGCTTGGCCCCAGTCTCGACCTTGGCCTGACCTTGGCTTTTGCTCCAGTTTAGGATGCAAATCACAGCAGGCCAACACAAGGCATGCTTTCCACCTGTCATACAAGCTCTGCCCGAGGGACCCAGATCCTGTTCATCATGATGTAGACCTGTCTGACATTCTTTGGACAAGCATATGGGTCTGTATTGCTTAGGTCCATCAACATGCTAGTGAGTATACAAAGGTATTTTTGAAAATAAGCTGCATGTGAGAGTAAAAGCAGGATTAATAAATTTCCAGTAAAACTCAAGGCAagtttctcttcttcctcagttaacGGTGCGTGTATCCATACAAGAAATGAAGGAGTGcatgaaagcactttggaaggGCCCATTCTGCTTCCTCTTCCCGGTGCCATGCTGCCACACTGCTCAGTGCTCTGATGCACTACCACCTTCCTGCTCTCCTGCTGCTCTTGATGACTCCTACTGGGATGCACACAACACGACCTGGGGCACGGGAGCAGCTGTCCCTGCCAGGAGCTCTCTGCTCAGAGGTGGAAGCATAACCCTGTTAAATTAACAGCTGTGAATGGAGCATGCAGCCAAGGTgttgttaatttattttactctatCTTGC
Above is a window of Eschrichtius robustus isolate mEscRob2 chromosome 6, mEscRob2.pri, whole genome shotgun sequence DNA encoding:
- the GAP43 gene encoding neuromodulin, with the translated sequence MLMDLSNTDPYACPKNVRQVYIMMNRIWVPRAELVEKNDEDQKIEQDGIKPEDKAHKAATKIQASFRGHITRKKLKGEKKGDTPAAEAEANEKDQAPVTDGAEKKEGEGSTPAEAAPAAGPKPEDTGKAGETPSEEQKGEGAPDAATEQAAPQAPDPSEEKAGSAETESATKASTDNSPSSKAEDAPAKEEPKQADVPAAVTAAAAAAAPAAEDAAAKATAQAPSETAESSQAEEKIEAVDETKPKESARQDEGKGEEREADQEHA